The DNA sequence CAGAGAACGGCGCCCTCGTTCATGGTGACGGCCAGCGGCTGCGCGCCGCCCATCCCGCCCATGCCGCCGGTGAGCGTCCAGGTGCCGCGCAGGCTGCCCCCGAAGTGCTTTCGGGCGACTGCGCCGAACGTTTCGTACGTGCCCTGCAGAATGCCCTGCGTGCCGATGTAGATCCACGAGCCGGCCGTCATCTGGCCATACATGGTCAGCCCCTGCCGCTCCAGCTCGCGAAACGTTTCCCAGTTGGCCCAGCGCCCCACCAGGTTGCTGTTGGCGATCAGCACGCGCGGCGAGTGGCGGTGGGTGCGGAACACGCCGACGGGCTTGCCGGACTGCACCAGCATGGTCTCGTCGTCGGCCAGGGTGCGCAGCGTGGCCACCATGGCGTCGAACGCCTCCCACGAGCGCGCGGCGCGCCCCGTTCCGCCGTAGACCACGAGGTCTTCGGGGCGCTCGGCGACATCGGGATCCAGGTTGTTCATCAGCATGCGCAGCGCGGCCTCCTGCTGCCATCCGCGGCAGGAGATCTCGGTGCCGCGCGGCGCGCGCACGGTGCGGGGTTCGGCGATGGTAGTCATGAGAATTCGATCAGGGGACGCGGCGCAGCGCTTCGTTAGTCACTGAATACGTCGTCTATCTGGACGTCGAGTTGCGGACCACCCGGCACAGGTTGCCAGACGATGCTACCGGACGAGACCACTCTCGGAAAGCGATCCCCTCCGGCGCGATAGATCTCGATGCGGCGCAAGCGAGGGTCGATCACCCAGTACTCGGGCACGCCAAACTGAGCGTATCTCTCCCGCTTGAGGCCACGGTCGCGGTCTGCTGTGGAAGGGGAAATGATCTCGACTACAAGGTCTGGCGGCGACTCCACCCCGCGCTCAGTGACGGTCCCGCGTTGCTGCTCTCGAACGAACACGAGGTCGGGCACGAGGTAGTCGCCCGGACCGAACAGCACGTCAATGGGCCCGGGATAAA is a window from the Longimicrobium sp. genome containing:
- a CDS encoding Uma2 family endonuclease; translation: MATHPARRGWSYAEFARLPDDGNRYEVIDGELFVTPSPRPAHQVVAGNLVELLSPFVRRHKLGRVYPGPIDVLFGPGDYLVPDLVFVREQQRGTVTERGVESPPDLVVEIISPSTADRDRGLKRERYAQFGVPEYWVIDPRLRRIEIYRAGGDRFPRVVSSGSIVWQPVPGGPQLDVQIDDVFSD